A single Gadus macrocephalus chromosome 22, ASM3116895v1 DNA region contains:
- the LOC132451590 gene encoding tigger transposable element-derived protein 6, which yields MKANDGDRKRRRPGKAPAVEAALVKWIDYARSRNAPLSGPLVREKAESLATSLGEESFKVSSGWFERFKKRENIVFKKLHGEAAEYSEESIWNADETGIYFRALPDGTLTFKSDNKRGGKKSKERITAMFACSAAGEKKELFVIGKSQSPRCFKHVRTLPVRYAANANAWMTGALFMEWLKDWDRKLGQERKSILLLVDNCSAHNLKTTLRNIRLEFLPKNTTSILQPCDQGIIRTAKAYFRKEMARSVLRQIDEGNRAAAADIAKKISLLDTILMLRDAWADVEASTIRNCWRKGGLVMSPEEEPTPVDPPAEISTDEFEQWIESDDSTPVSEIVTDEDIISEVQERFGAGTSGARSEEKEEDEDEEEETVVPSRAEMRNAVCILKTGLLHVGLKNVDILHRFEKEVNSVLDNTLIQGTMDKYVK from the exons ATGAAGGCTAACGACGGAGACCGAAAACGACGGCGCCCGGGCAAAGCACCTGCGGTTGAGGCTGCCCTGGTGAAGTGGATTGATTATGCCCGGTCTCGCAACGCTCCGCTGAGCGGACCCTTGGTCAGGGAGAAGGCTGAGTCATTAGCAACAAGTCTCGGAGAGGAGAGTTTCAAAGTTTCTAGCGGCTGGTTTGAGCGATTTAAAAAGAGGGAGAACATTGTGTTTAAGAAGCTGCACGGGGAGGCTGCTGAG TACAGTGAGGAAAGCATCTGGAATGCTGATGAAACCGGGATTTATTTTCGGGCTCTACCTGACGGCACCCTGACCTTCAAATCCGACAATAAAAGAGGGGGGAAAAAATCAAAAGAAAGGATTACGGCTATGTTCGCCTGCTCTGCCGCGGGAGAAAAGAAGGAACTTTTTGTCATCGGAAAAAGTCAGAGCCCCCGCTGCTTCAAACACGTACGTACACTGCCTGTTCGTTACGCAGCCAATGCTAATGCTTGGATGACCGGGGCTCTCTTTATGGAGTGGTTAAAGGACTGGGATCGCAAACTGGGCCAAGAGAGGAAGAGTATCCTTCTGCTTGTGGACAACTGCTCAGCCCATAACTTGAAAACAACACTGAGAAACATCCGACTCGAGTTTCTGCCGAAGAACACGACCTCAATTCTCCAGCCCTGTGACCAAGGCATCATTAGAACAGCCAAAGCTTACTTTCGCAAAGAGATGGCCCGCTCTGTACTGCGCCAAATTGATGAGGGGAACAGAGCAGCTGCTGCAGACATCGCAAAGAAAATCAGCCTCCTTGACACGATTCTGATGCTGCGGGACGCCTGGGCTGATGTGGAGGCTTCCACAATCAGGAATTGCTGGAGGAAAGGAGGTCTGGTCATGTCACCAGAGGAGGAACCGACACCTGTTGATCCACCTGCTGAGATCAGCACTGACGAGTTTGAGCAGTGGATCGAAAGTGATGACAGCACTCCGGTGTCAGAGATTGTGACGGATGAGGACATCATCTCGGAGGTACAAGAGCGCTTTGGTGCGGGTACCAGTGGTGCGCGcagcgaggagaaggaggaggatgaggatgaagaagaggagactGTTGTCCCTTCCAGAGCTGAGATGAGGAATGCAGTTTGCATTTTAAAGACTGGTCTCCTGCATGTTGGTTTAAAAAACGTTGACATTTTACATCGTTTTGAAAAAGAAGTGAACTCGGTGTTGGACAACACTCTGATCCAGGGAACCATGGATAAATATGTTAAGTGA